A DNA window from Acidobacteriota bacterium contains the following coding sequences:
- a CDS encoding GspE/PulE family protein has translation MPDAAGDPAADLALAHRLADRYRLDFVDLEHFRIDHDLFRSIPADLMLRYHFVPYRRDGRALAIVVADPSDLAVIDELEVVLSTPLRVMVGTRSAIESILQKSESSQRVLDEATEGFQIQLLKDDDSGDENLTVERLTSDINPMIRLVDSTIFTAIQRRASDIHIETQDDAVSVKYRIDGVLQSAFRPIAKQHHSAIISRIKVMAELDIAEKRVPQDGRFRLRLPGKTIDFRVSIMPSVHGEDAVIRILDKESLSEQFSELRLDILGFPEDELRRFRKYIAEPYGMVLVTGPTGSGKTTTLYAALSEIKSSEDKIITIEDPVEYQLTGITQIPINEKKGLTFARGLRSILRHDPDKIMVGEIRDPETAQIAIQSALTGHLVFTTVHANNVLDVLGRFLNMGVEPYQFVSALNCVLAQRLVRCICTQCRRPATISRLMLDESGLDSALLQSRVFYEGAGCVECGGTGYKGRTAICELLDLSDRIREMILERKPTSEIKKQARDEGMRFLRESAVEAVLRGVTTLREINKVTFVE, from the coding sequence GTGCCGGACGCCGCCGGCGATCCTGCTGCCGATCTCGCGCTGGCGCATCGTCTGGCGGATCGGTACCGGCTGGATTTTGTCGATCTCGAGCACTTCCGAATCGACCACGATTTGTTTCGATCGATCCCGGCCGATCTGATGCTGCGGTACCACTTCGTGCCGTATCGCCGCGACGGCCGCGCCCTCGCGATTGTGGTCGCCGACCCGAGCGACCTCGCGGTGATCGACGAACTCGAAGTCGTGTTGTCGACCCCCCTCCGTGTGATGGTCGGCACGCGGTCCGCGATCGAATCGATTCTCCAGAAGAGCGAGAGTTCCCAGCGTGTGCTCGATGAGGCGACGGAGGGCTTTCAGATTCAGTTGCTGAAAGACGACGACTCCGGCGACGAGAACCTCACGGTGGAGAGGCTGACAAGCGACATCAACCCGATGATCCGGCTGGTGGACTCGACGATTTTCACCGCGATCCAGCGCCGGGCGTCCGACATCCACATCGAGACGCAAGACGATGCGGTGAGCGTGAAGTACCGGATTGATGGCGTGCTGCAGTCGGCATTCCGGCCGATTGCCAAACAGCATCACAGTGCCATCATCTCGCGCATCAAGGTCATGGCCGAGCTCGACATCGCGGAGAAGCGGGTGCCGCAGGATGGCCGGTTCAGGCTGCGTCTGCCGGGCAAGACGATCGATTTCCGCGTGTCGATCATGCCCAGCGTGCACGGCGAAGACGCGGTCATTCGCATTCTCGACAAGGAGTCGCTGAGCGAGCAGTTCAGCGAGCTCCGGCTGGACATCCTGGGCTTTCCGGAGGACGAACTGAGGCGCTTCCGGAAGTACATCGCCGAACCCTACGGCATGGTGCTCGTCACCGGGCCCACCGGCAGCGGGAAGACGACGACGCTCTATGCGGCGCTCTCCGAGATCAAGTCCTCCGAAGACAAGATCATCACGATCGAGGATCCGGTCGAGTACCAGTTGACCGGCATCACGCAGATTCCGATCAACGAGAAGAAGGGGCTCACCTTCGCCCGGGGCCTCAGATCGATCCTGCGGCACGATCCCGACAAGATCATGGTGGGCGAAATTCGCGACCCGGAAACGGCGCAGATCGCGATTCAATCCGCGCTGACGGGCCACCTGGTGTTCACCACGGTCCACGCCAACAACGTGCTGGACGTGCTCGGCCGCTTCCTGAACATGGGTGTCGAACCGTACCAGTTCGTGTCGGCCCTCAACTGCGTGCTGGCCCAGCGGCTGGTGCGGTGCATCTGCACACAGTGCCGGCGGCCGGCCACGATCTCGCGGCTGATGCTCGACGAATCGGGGTTGGACTCGGCTCTGCTGCAGTCGCGGGTGTTCTATGAGGGCGCCGGATGCGTCGAATGCGGCGGAACCGGGTACAAGGGGCGCACGGCCATCTGCGAACTTCTTGATCTGTCGGACCGGATTCGAGAGATGATTCTGGAGCGCAAGCCCACGTCGGAGATCAAGAAGCAAGCCCGGGACGAGGGGATGCGTTTCCTGCGGGAGAGCGCCGTCGAGGCGGTGTTGCGAGGCGTCACGACGCTGCGCGAGATCAACAAGGTGACGTTCGTCGAATGA
- a CDS encoding type II secretion system F family protein produces MEYRCRLGTQAGEIVEQFCLADDEPGLRHDLEQKGFCVISLQPRSLLARVSLPALRRRKRIPTREFLVFNQELATLLKAGLPLVQSLDILRSRVMHVTFRSVLDAVYDSVRAGSSLSDAFAEHGDLFPGAYTASLLAGEKSGSLEGVLRRYVSYVKVVGAVKRRTLSALVYPAVLITLALIVVSIIVLKVVPEFSSFYDSFGAELPLVTRMIVRGSALVRDHALLIAVVVLGGGAGAWNWIGRQHQRARFDRAVLRVPWIGSTVQRFATSQLTRTLATLLGGGLPLVTAIDIAARSGGNQHLSEQMRLVGARVREGEPFASALAARGVFPPVAIKMAEVGEATGALEDMLTSVADFYDEEIETELGRFVALIEPMLLVIMGLVIASLLLALYMPLFQLSSVVGTR; encoded by the coding sequence ATGGAATATCGCTGCAGGCTGGGCACGCAGGCAGGCGAGATCGTGGAGCAGTTCTGTCTGGCTGACGATGAGCCGGGCCTGCGGCACGATCTCGAGCAGAAGGGTTTCTGCGTCATCTCGCTGCAGCCCAGGAGTCTCCTGGCGAGAGTGTCGCTGCCTGCCCTGCGGCGGCGTAAACGCATTCCGACGCGCGAGTTCCTGGTGTTCAACCAGGAGCTGGCGACGCTGCTCAAAGCCGGCCTTCCACTGGTGCAGTCCCTCGACATCCTGCGCAGCCGTGTCATGCACGTCACGTTTCGATCGGTGCTCGACGCGGTCTACGACAGCGTCAGAGCCGGCAGTTCGTTGTCTGACGCGTTTGCCGAACACGGCGATCTGTTTCCCGGGGCGTACACCGCATCGCTGCTTGCCGGCGAGAAGAGCGGAAGCCTCGAAGGCGTGCTCCGCCGCTACGTGAGCTACGTCAAGGTCGTGGGTGCCGTGAAGCGCCGGACCCTTTCCGCCCTCGTCTATCCGGCGGTGCTCATCACGCTTGCGCTGATTGTCGTGTCGATCATCGTGTTGAAGGTGGTGCCGGAGTTTTCGTCGTTCTACGACAGTTTCGGGGCGGAACTGCCGCTGGTCACCCGGATGATCGTGAGGGGCTCGGCGCTCGTTCGCGATCACGCGCTGTTGATTGCGGTGGTCGTGTTGGGGGGGGGCGCGGGCGCCTGGAACTGGATCGGGCGGCAGCACCAGCGCGCCCGCTTCGATCGCGCGGTGCTCAGGGTGCCCTGGATCGGATCGACGGTGCAGCGATTTGCGACCTCGCAGTTGACCCGGACGCTGGCCACGCTGCTCGGCGGCGGGCTGCCGCTCGTGACGGCCATCGATATCGCCGCACGGTCGGGCGGCAACCAGCATCTCTCGGAGCAGATGCGCCTGGTGGGCGCTCGCGTCCGGGAAGGCGAACCGTTTGCAAGCGCCCTGGCCGCGCGGGGCGTCTTTCCGCCGGTGGCGATCAAGATGGCCGAGGTGGGAGAGGCCACCGGCGCGCTGGAGGACATGCTCACGAGCGTGGCGGATTTCTACGACGAAGAAATCGAGACCGAACTGGGGCGGTTTGTCGCCCTGATTGAGCCCATGCTCCTCGTCATCATGGGCCTGGTGATTGCGAGCCTGTTGCTCGCGCTGTACATGCCGCTGTTCCAGCTGAGTTCCGTCGTCGGCACACGGTAA